The Rosa rugosa chromosome 1, drRosRugo1.1, whole genome shotgun sequence genomic sequence CTGCGGAGTTCTACATACCGGATCCATATCCAACTCTCATGAACAAGTTGTACAAGGGGAGTCGGTTGGACAAGTTTAGGCAGTACGGGTTGTGGGCACGTTATTATGAGCGTTACCCTAACAATGACCTCATCTACAGTGTTGGTGCTAACAATTACCGTGAGGATTGGTTTTATGCTCAAGTGACTAGAGGTATAGGAAATGGCCGGTATGTAGGAACTACATGGCAGATACAGTTTGAACTCAAGAATGTGGTCAATCCCGGAAACTATACACTTCAACTGGCCTTGGCATCAGCCACTTATGCAGAATTGCAAGTTCGGGTTAACAATTTGAATGCCAAGCCACCTCTTTTTTCGACAGGGCTAATAGGCGACGACAATGCTATAGCAAGACTTGGAATTCATGGCTTATACTGGTTATGGAGTATTGATGTACCGAGCACTCTACTACGCGAAGGAAGGAACACCATCTATCTTACTCAGTCCAGAGATGGCAATTCACCTTTCCAAGGAGTCATGTATGATTATATAAGACTAGAAGGACCTTCTGAGAAACCATAATTATATTACTTTCCAGAATTGGGAATAAAATTGCAAAATGCAAATATagtttacttttattttttatggtaCCTGGTTGGTCTAGTTCTTGTGTTTTACAATGTTTTAGTTAGATTTTCCGATATCAAGATGAAGTATTGACACTTTGAAAGATGTGTTGCACACACTTATATGATTTATCTCCCAGGgacacaaacacaaaaacataggTGAAATAGCATCAGCTATACAACAGGTCAATTGATTTTTTGTCGGTATAGTTGGCTACTTGAAACACAGAGCTAGCAGGAGTAGAGAGTAGAAATGCTTTCTCCTTAATACGTCTTTCATAATAATCTTTGATAcataacaaaaattaattttgtcGAATCTCCTTCAAAACTTCCACAGCTTATCACTGTCATGGCTAAGAATTTCATTTTCTGCATTTGTTCGAAAATCCTTGCTTTTCTGGATCCCTTGTCAAATGGCTTTGAAGAACCCTAGTTAAATCCGCTTCTTCTGAAGGTTTATCCTTGGTTTCAACTGGCTAGGGTTCCTGAAGACTTCTCCGGCTGTTGCTTTGCTTCTTATCTTTCTTCACATTATACATGTTAACAGCCTGTTTCACACGTACAGAATTCCAGTCATAAGTATATACCCAATTCACTAATGCTGTGGAAAGAACCCATTGCCAGCAAAAGAGAAGCAAACCATGATAACATTGATCATGTCGTGGGAGTTCTTAGAAATGAACAAAAGGTGATTTGGCTTACCTCTGCTTTCGTGGTTATTCACAATCTATTGAATAAAGCTCGACTCTATTGAATAAAGCTTGGCTGAAAAACTGATTTCAGAAACTATTCCTCGGAATGAAAAAAACCAATGTTTAAAACTGTCTACATGACACAAAGTTTACATCCTAGATTATTCAAAGAAATGCTTTTATCTCAATGAACAGCTTTTTCTACACCAGAACACCTTACAATGTCTTTCAATAGGAGGTTTcccaaaacaattaaaaaagcTCGTCTTCAACCACCAGACATGGAGTTAGATATGTTACAGATTCCACCATTTAGGATGCGGTTGCTCATGTTGCTATAGTGATATATGTAAAGACCATTGAGTAACTTATCTGAGAGAATCATGTTCAAGTAATCTGTCTCAGAATTTTTTCAACTATTGTTTGGTACTGTTTCTTGTGGCAAAACTCAAGGCACGATATATGTGTTAACCCTCCTTGGTGCAGTGTGCATCTGTGCCATGCTGCGTGCAGTAACGGTAACCCACACTAGAGAGGAACTTTCGAATCTCTACTTTACTGCTATTACTGGCTTCCAACAAACGCTCGTCTTCCTCATAAATGAGATATGGTGCTTCACTTGCAGCTCTTGATAGTAACTTCTTAGCTCCTTTCAGCACATGATATTCCCAGCCTTGAACATCAATCTTGAGCACAAGAACAGGTTCAAATTCTGGAATTACATCATCAAGAGGGACAGTCCTTACTTGAACTGCTATCTCTTCATTAGACTTAAAAGCCAACTTTGCACCAGTGGCTGAAACAGCACTATTGTCCAGACGACCAACCAACTGGTAACATAAGCAGGATTGACATTAGCAAAGCATTATTAATTGAAATTTTCAAGAGCCTATCTACAATTATCTATTGCCGGGAAAAATAATGATAGAGTAATAAGTTAAACTATGCTAAGAGAAGCCTCAGATATGGCATCTTTATATTCTCAGTCTCCCAAGGAGGCACACACTACTAGAGCCAATGCATGATCATCACTCGCAAGCATATGGATCCCATAACCTTGTCTACAATCCTATGTATTCTCAAATTTCAAATGTAATGTTTACTAGACTTAGATTTGAAACTCATTTCACACATACCAGCTTATGTAATCTCATAATCACAAGAATTCGAAACAGCATTAACACAACAATGTATACAAAAACCATGAAACCAAACAAAAATAGACTaaaatttaaccctgcaaagaagagaaaagtaacAAGTCGATACGAATGTGATCTGTTCTACACTTGCAGATGCTTGTTGTTCAACTAGTCTAAACCGAAAATGAAATTTAAGTTGTCGAGCTAAGTCTATGCGAGAACATTCCCCATCACAGGTGTTAATCCATCCCACAACAAAACATCATCTTCTCGAAAACTCAACTACGCATCCATGGTAGCAATTGAATGTACTAGTTATTAGTTCAAGCATTCTCAATTATCGAACCCAATAACAACAAGCATGTACAGACACAAACAAATTCAACAGAAATGTACTACCTTATGGAAGGTAATATTGCCGAGGCGGTCCGACGCAGCGGCCTCAAACACAGTGACCAAATCCCTAACACGATTCAAGTAAATCCCATCGCAAATCCTCTGCAGATTCTCCAAAACCGGCTCGAAAGCAAAAACCCGAAAGCCCATCACGGCGGCGGCGAAGCTGGCAATGCCCACATTGCCGCCGACGTCGAC encodes the following:
- the LOC133710325 gene encoding uncharacterized protein LOC133710325 → MANAWKREKPIRPIFLFCSATLFLIFFLFFLSFRPFQNPSLLNPNPIIQTHLNPIRGPIQPFNCDLCPQSHPVIANVVEGLQYPFLYSLADLGKLPEKPHKNIVRMLKGKPFRRPDISETIQEVLGRFRSAGKANGLVVDVGGNVGIASFAAAVMGFRVFAFEPVLENLQRICDGIYLNRVRDLVTVFEAAASDRLGNITFHKLVGRLDNSAVSATGAKLAFKSNEEIAVQVRTVPLDDVIPEFEPVLVLKIDVQGWEYHVLKGAKKLLSRAASEAPYLIYEEDERLLEASNSSKVEIRKFLSSVGYRYCTQHGTDAHCTKEG